In Lachnospiraceae bacterium, one DNA window encodes the following:
- a CDS encoding ROK family transcriptional regulator produces the protein MGNNEKYSLVSSSRKPRNIKLHNQKLVLSLFRTMTTASVSEISERINLSTTTVSKILAVLQENGLIKSIGKGSSTDEGGKKPELFALNETFKYVIGCYVGADHVKIILMNLKCQKIASKSKWFSQPESPHKSMQELAATVRQLVEENGLEAKDICGIAVGFDGIVEARSGAIYYPIHNEDWGCNILIRDILEEQLPEFENIWIDNSGRFGAYAIFLIWPEFKEQKMFNLFVGENSVGCLIDRGKIERGANGFLGEVGHMIILPSYRKRRCVCGSYGCFENLVGIDHILDIAREIGGECGDDQLFPRILAGRCGYKDIFDASELGNPYACRVVDEIVKYFSYLIRNLLLSCDPQIITITGPYASAGKYFEDALQKRIQSISFFKIEGRVKIEYLKGDGVCDSQLGGALYAMDQYLSTLELG, from the coding sequence ATGGGAAACAACGAGAAATACAGTTTGGTCAGTTCTAGCAGGAAGCCGCGAAATATTAAGCTGCATAATCAGAAGTTGGTTCTGTCCCTGTTTCGAACTATGACAACAGCCTCGGTCAGCGAGATTTCCGAGAGAATTAATTTAAGTACCACAACTGTAAGCAAAATACTTGCAGTACTTCAAGAGAACGGACTTATTAAATCTATAGGAAAGGGAAGTTCTACGGATGAAGGGGGAAAAAAGCCGGAATTATTTGCGCTAAATGAGACATTTAAGTACGTGATTGGCTGCTATGTGGGAGCCGATCATGTAAAAATAATCCTGATGAATTTGAAATGTCAGAAAATAGCTAGTAAAAGCAAGTGGTTCTCACAGCCCGAGAGTCCGCACAAATCAATGCAGGAGTTGGCAGCCACAGTACGTCAGTTAGTGGAGGAAAACGGCCTTGAGGCAAAGGATATTTGCGGTATTGCGGTAGGATTTGATGGTATTGTTGAAGCAAGAAGCGGCGCCATCTACTATCCCATTCATAACGAAGACTGGGGATGCAATATTCTGATCCGAGACATATTGGAGGAACAGCTGCCAGAGTTTGAGAACATCTGGATCGACAACAGCGGCCGGTTCGGCGCTTATGCAATATTTTTGATCTGGCCGGAATTTAAGGAACAGAAAATGTTCAATCTGTTTGTTGGGGAAAATTCGGTGGGATGTTTGATTGACCGGGGAAAGATAGAACGGGGAGCCAATGGTTTTTTGGGAGAAGTTGGACATATGATCATTCTGCCTAGCTATCGCAAGAGAAGATGTGTCTGCGGCAGCTACGGTTGCTTCGAAAATCTGGTTGGTATTGATCATATTTTGGATATAGCAAGAGAAATAGGAGGAGAATGCGGCGATGATCAGCTTTTCCCCAGGATATTAGCAGGACGGTGTGGCTATAAGGATATTTTTGATGCATCGGAGCTGGGAAACCCATACGCGTGCCGAGTTGTAGACGAGATTGTGAAATATTTTTCCTATCTGATTCGTAATCTGCTTTTGTCTTGTGATCCGCAGATCATAACTATTACTGGTCCATATGCCAGCGCGGGAAAATACTTTGAAGATGCGCTTCAAAAAAGAATTCAATCAATTTCATTTTTTAAGATTGAGGGGCGGGTTAAGATTGAGTATTTAAAAGGGGACGGGGTATGTGACAGCCAGTTGGGCGGTGCATTATATGCGATGGACCAGTATTTGAGTACACTGGAACTTGGCTGA
- a CDS encoding glycoside-pentoside-hexuronide (GPH):cation symporter, with protein sequence MNGKGRLNNKTKYSYMFGDLGCCLMNYMLINYFMFYCTNMLGISIAAVGMIMFIARIWDAINDIGVGALVDRTHTKVGKARPWIKWFALPCALSCLMMFSAPAGASNIVKVSWVAFGYFLFALFYTTVNLPYGSMLPLMTKNSVDRASLSSFRMIGAYIGIFIVNATALPMVAFFGNMLGGRVYAYTLVTGIMCVGGVISFFILYRNCPETVKEDTSALEGLSREEIKRKHKENAIPITQSVKYLLKNKAWILVFTITMINFLRQPFTSTSMAYYFLYYFKVDETRSALFSSLGQLAGLVVLPFVPVIIKKFGYKKSLMTSYFLSAIFGFCAFFAGKNIYTVLVFYLLSTASGALTGVAVLSMLADTLEYGELKFGVRLDGLGFAANSFSTKVGPAVGGLLVTLVYVIGGLDTSLVLGQEQSGSAILALRLAMFVIPNVLALVQVILSCMYPLSQEKMEEVNTELEMRHSNPNHVPVDVQL encoded by the coding sequence ATGAATGGGAAAGGTAGATTGAATAACAAAACAAAGTATTCATACATGTTCGGCGATCTGGGGTGTTGCCTGATGAACTACATGCTTATTAACTACTTTATGTTTTATTGTACCAACATGTTAGGAATATCCATAGCTGCCGTGGGAATGATCATGTTCATTGCCAGGATCTGGGATGCAATCAACGATATTGGCGTTGGAGCTCTCGTGGATCGTACCCATACCAAAGTGGGAAAAGCCAGACCGTGGATCAAATGGTTTGCATTGCCATGCGCTCTGTCATGTTTAATGATGTTTTCAGCTCCTGCTGGTGCTTCTAATATTGTAAAAGTCAGCTGGGTAGCATTTGGATATTTTCTGTTTGCATTATTTTATACCACTGTGAATTTGCCATATGGATCCATGCTGCCGCTAATGACAAAAAATTCAGTGGACCGAGCATCCTTGTCAAGCTTTCGTATGATCGGTGCTTACATCGGCATCTTTATTGTAAATGCTACAGCGCTTCCAATGGTTGCTTTTTTTGGAAATATGCTGGGCGGTCGTGTGTACGCATATACCCTTGTAACAGGCATCATGTGTGTAGGTGGTGTGATCAGTTTCTTTATTCTTTACCGGAATTGTCCGGAGACTGTGAAGGAAGATACATCTGCTTTAGAAGGGCTGAGCCGTGAAGAAATTAAAAGAAAGCACAAAGAAAATGCAATTCCGATCACACAGAGTGTAAAATATCTGCTCAAAAACAAGGCATGGATTTTAGTATTTACAATCACCATGATAAATTTCCTGCGTCAGCCATTTACCAGTACATCCATGGCATATTATTTCCTGTACTACTTTAAGGTAGATGAAACACGCAGCGCACTGTTTTCTTCCCTGGGTCAGCTGGCTGGCTTGGTGGTGCTGCCCTTTGTACCGGTGATCATTAAAAAGTTTGGCTATAAAAAGAGTCTTATGACAAGCTATTTCTTATCAGCTATCTTTGGTTTTTGCGCATTTTTTGCAGGAAAAAATATCTATACCGTATTGGTATTTTATCTGTTAAGTACGGCATCCGGTGCCCTGACTGGCGTGGCTGTCCTGTCTATGCTGGCTGATACCCTGGAATACGGTGAATTAAAATTTGGTGTTCGTCTGGATGGTCTGGGTTTTGCAGCCAACAGTTTTTCAACTAAGGTAGGTCCTGCTGTAGGTGGTTTACTGGTAACTTTGGTATATGTAATCGGAGGATTGGATACATCATTGGTTCTGGGACAGGAGCAGAGCGGCAGTGCTATTTTAGCTCTTCGTCTGGCTATGTTTGTAATTCCTAATGTACTGGCACTGGTTCAGGTTATCCTGTCCTGCATGTATCCGCTGAGTCAGGAAAAGATGGAGGAAGTGAATACGGAACTGGAGATGCGTCACAGCAATCCGAATCATGTACCGGTAGATGTGCAGCTGTAG
- a CDS encoding galactose mutarotase, with translation MSTIIPFGVLPGGEEVSLIRLKGNGAVQAEIITLGAIIKSLWVPDRKDDRKDVVLGQDSLEAYLNNQSCSAAVIGRVANRIGGASFSIVKEKYQLEANDRGNCLHSGSGNYAAQNFQVEEIREDRVRLSLEDFGKGGFPGMVRVTVEYQIVGAALEITYTAKPSADTPINLTNHCYFNLGGHDSGMPRYHRVMICGDFYTAADQNCLPTGEILRTAGTALDLRELVPLGESLERLEKSNLSFNGFDHNYVVAGRGFRLAAAAEDPESGRRMEVWTDRPGVQFYTANHLDGQTACKEGMLYNRHCAYCFETQNFPDAVHWSHFPNPIVSAGETWRSHTAFRFSIV, from the coding sequence ATGAGTACAATCATTCCTTTTGGAGTTTTGCCGGGAGGAGAGGAAGTTTCCCTGATTCGCTTGAAAGGCAATGGAGCTGTTCAGGCTGAAATCATCACGCTGGGTGCCATTATAAAAAGTTTGTGGGTACCGGATCGTAAGGATGATCGAAAAGATGTGGTTTTGGGTCAGGACAGCTTAGAAGCGTATTTGAATAATCAATCTTGTTCCGCAGCGGTTATTGGCCGGGTAGCCAACCGCATTGGTGGTGCTAGCTTTTCCATCGTGAAAGAGAAGTATCAGTTGGAGGCCAATGATCGTGGCAATTGTCTCCACAGTGGCAGCGGAAATTACGCTGCACAGAATTTTCAGGTGGAGGAGATCAGGGAAGACAGGGTACGCTTGTCTTTGGAGGACTTTGGAAAGGGCGGATTTCCCGGCATGGTACGGGTAACGGTGGAATATCAAATAGTGGGTGCTGCATTGGAGATCACCTACACGGCAAAGCCGTCAGCAGACACGCCTATTAATCTGACAAACCACTGCTATTTTAATTTGGGGGGGCATGATAGTGGCATGCCCAGATATCATCGAGTAATGATCTGCGGGGATTTTTACACAGCAGCAGACCAAAACTGCCTTCCGACAGGAGAAATTTTACGGACAGCAGGTACAGCCCTTGACTTGCGGGAACTGGTCCCATTAGGAGAGAGTCTGGAACGGCTGGAAAAAAGCAATCTGAGCTTTAACGGCTTTGACCACAACTATGTGGTTGCTGGCCGGGGGTTCCGTCTTGCGGCAGCAGCAGAAGATCCGGAGAGCGGACGGAGAATGGAAGTTTGGACCGACCGTCCGGGAGTGCAGTTTTATACAGCCAATCATCTGGACGGTCAAACGGCTTGTAAAGAAGGCATGTTATACAATAGACATTGCGCTTACTGTTTTGAAACCCAAAATTTTCCCGATGCCGTTCATTGGTCTCATTTCCCAAATCCAATCGTGTCGGCGGGAGAAACATGGAGAAGTCATACAGCATTTCGCTTTTCTATCGTGTAA
- a CDS encoding fucose isomerase: protein MYKQKVVLGVAPTKRSFLSMEEAKRQKDKFMARIRAIKPEAVEIIDVDELCENGIMWDTAKIPAVVEKFRRVGIDALFLPFCDFGEEQVVAQIAGAFKVPTLVWGARDERPNSDEVRGRDTQCGMFAATKVLRRYGVKYSYIWNCETESDDFAKGYENFIRVAAVLKALKNLRVAKIGERPVPFMSVMTNEANLINRIGITTVPISPFAVAERAKKLIEDNNAQYEAYYQDLTARLDCSAMPEENVKKVAATKLAIESLMEENNCSVGAFECWSAFPAVLGVCPCTVLGEMADSGYPLACETDVNGAITLAILRACNLYEDSEFLADLTIRHPQNDNAELLWHCGPFPYSLKASESQARMVDGQERFELKQGHLTLCRFDDIDGKYSLFVGEADTTTGPETNGTYVWMQTDDWKRWEEKLMFGPYIHHLGGTYGSYLPVLREVARYLEIEFDNAHEQGIHSL, encoded by the coding sequence ATGTATAAGCAGAAAGTAGTACTGGGAGTGGCACCTACCAAAAGAAGTTTTCTCAGCATGGAGGAAGCTAAGCGCCAAAAGGACAAATTTATGGCTAGGATTCGAGCTATAAAGCCTGAAGCAGTGGAAATCATCGATGTAGATGAGCTGTGCGAAAACGGAATTATGTGGGATACAGCCAAGATTCCTGCAGTTGTGGAAAAATTCCGCCGGGTCGGCATTGATGCGCTTTTTCTTCCATTCTGCGATTTTGGTGAAGAACAGGTAGTGGCTCAAATTGCAGGGGCATTCAAGGTACCAACTCTGGTATGGGGGGCAAGGGATGAACGCCCCAATAGCGATGAAGTCAGGGGAAGAGATACCCAATGCGGCATGTTCGCAGCGACCAAGGTACTCAGACGGTATGGAGTGAAATACAGCTACATCTGGAACTGTGAGACGGAAAGCGACGATTTTGCAAAGGGCTACGAAAATTTCATTCGCGTGGCAGCGGTTCTGAAAGCCCTGAAGAATCTGCGTGTAGCTAAGATTGGTGAGCGTCCAGTACCTTTTATGAGTGTTATGACCAATGAGGCAAATCTGATCAACCGGATTGGAATTACTACTGTACCAATTTCTCCATTTGCAGTAGCAGAGCGTGCTAAAAAGCTGATCGAGGACAACAATGCGCAGTATGAGGCCTATTATCAGGATCTGACGGCAAGGCTTGACTGTTCCGCTATGCCAGAGGAGAATGTAAAGAAGGTAGCAGCAACCAAGCTGGCAATTGAAAGCTTAATGGAAGAGAATAACTGTTCAGTGGGAGCATTTGAATGCTGGTCTGCGTTCCCGGCAGTGCTGGGAGTATGTCCTTGTACGGTATTAGGTGAGATGGCTGACAGCGGCTATCCTTTGGCTTGTGAGACTGATGTAAACGGTGCTATCACATTAGCGATTTTAAGGGCCTGCAACCTGTATGAAGATTCTGAGTTTTTGGCTGATCTGACCATCCGTCATCCTCAGAATGACAATGCAGAACTGCTGTGGCATTGCGGACCGTTCCCGTATTCACTGAAAGCATCAGAGAGCCAGGCCAGAATGGTGGACGGACAGGAACGTTTTGAACTGAAACAGGGACATTTAACACTGTGCCGTTTCGATGACATTGATGGAAAGTATTCCTTATTTGTTGGAGAAGCGGATACGACTACAGGACCGGAGACTAACGGAACATATGTGTGGATGCAGACAGATGACTGGAAGCGCTGGGAGGAAAAACTCATGTTCGGTCCATATATCCATCACCTGGGCGGTACTTACGGAAGTTATCTGCCGGTATTACGGGAAGTTGCCAGATATCTGGAGATTGAGTTTGATAATGCGCATGAGCAGGGAATTCACAGCTTATAA
- a CDS encoding carbohydrate kinase family protein, producing the protein MKFEVVGIDCPCVDLAVNVDVYPDSNGAEQIQNISWQGGGKVATGIVAAARLGAKGAVLGAVGDDSYGKFVDEDFIHHGLDTSYLKKREGKTTNFDIVLSNRETMGRCILYYPGTAEQLQAEELPLEYLTNTKYLFISMLNPVVDLAVDIARKAGAKIFIDADSDSEELRQMIPKIDVFVASEFVYNAMFDGGDRRENCKKVMEMGPEIVVFTFGEKGCIGMTKGGYFELPVYKVDVVDTVGAGDVYHGAFLAGLLKGYSAEYTAKLASAVSAIKCTRIGGRAGIPDLETAQHFMETGVINYTDIDARVEFYKRGI; encoded by the coding sequence ATGAAATTTGAAGTGGTTGGGATTGACTGTCCTTGCGTTGATCTGGCGGTAAACGTAGATGTTTATCCGGATTCAAATGGAGCTGAGCAAATCCAGAACATTAGCTGGCAGGGCGGTGGAAAAGTAGCGACTGGAATTGTGGCTGCTGCCAGATTAGGGGCAAAGGGGGCTGTCTTAGGTGCCGTGGGAGATGATTCTTACGGAAAATTTGTTGATGAGGATTTCATCCATCATGGCCTGGATACTTCCTACTTAAAAAAGAGGGAAGGAAAGACGACTAATTTCGATATTGTGCTGAGCAACCGTGAAACTATGGGAAGATGCATTCTTTATTATCCGGGTACGGCAGAGCAGCTGCAGGCAGAGGAACTTCCACTGGAATATCTGACCAATACAAAATATTTGTTTATTTCTATGCTGAATCCGGTGGTGGATTTAGCAGTAGACATTGCCAGAAAGGCTGGAGCAAAAATCTTTATTGATGCAGATTCCGACTCTGAAGAACTGCGTCAGATGATTCCAAAAATTGATGTGTTCGTTGCATCAGAATTTGTTTACAACGCCATGTTTGATGGCGGAGATCGCCGGGAAAACTGCAAAAAAGTCATGGAGATGGGGCCGGAGATCGTAGTGTTTACTTTCGGTGAGAAAGGCTGCATCGGAATGACGAAGGGCGGTTACTTTGAGCTTCCGGTATATAAAGTGGATGTGGTGGATACAGTGGGAGCCGGTGATGTGTATCATGGAGCATTTTTGGCAGGATTGTTAAAAGGGTATTCCGCAGAATATACGGCAAAGCTTGCCAGCGCTGTATCAGCTATCAAATGTACCAGAATTGGGGGACGGGCCGGTATTCCGGATCTGGAAACTGCACAGCATTTTATGGAAACTGGTGTTATTAACTATACGGACATTGATGCCCGTGTAGAATTTTATAAAAGGGGGATTTAA
- a CDS encoding MFS transporter — translation MERGSAGQLLAVNTFVWVTTALYAPFIGAYYAEQGITPFQVGVLTAIGPVVSTLIQPLWAYISDRLGKRRRVLMIVTIGSGLTILTYLLHVSFHAFVAATLCFTVFQTSILPLADALVTQEAARQKANFAKIRMGGTTGYAITALVLGNFLKARPELIFVLGSCGFFLLTFFLRLLPEDKTRQSVEIKKQKFGGEIFKTKQIYLVLLLAFVMQLGLSFTGTFYSVYVMSLGYGQFIVGLSSCISAMSELPVLLFADRLVKKFGAVRLLEFSVFMMATRLLLAGSGVLPLMLASQLLQSVTYMTTYYSCVVFISENVQEGKISQGQSRLAMVQAGIGAVVGSILGGCMTERLGVSLSFTVLAAGMVAVGLVNILIIYYINKKRKKGGVIHEI, via the coding sequence ATGGAGAGAGGAAGTGCAGGTCAATTATTAGCTGTCAATACCTTTGTGTGGGTGACTACAGCACTGTATGCACCGTTTATCGGCGCATACTATGCGGAGCAGGGGATTACTCCATTTCAGGTAGGCGTGCTGACCGCTATTGGACCAGTGGTTTCCACATTGATCCAACCTTTGTGGGCTTACATAAGTGACCGGCTGGGAAAACGCAGAAGAGTTCTGATGATTGTGACTATAGGAAGCGGCCTGACGATTCTCACCTATCTGCTCCATGTAAGTTTTCATGCGTTTGTGGCAGCAACTTTATGCTTTACGGTATTTCAGACATCTATTCTGCCTCTGGCAGATGCATTGGTTACACAGGAGGCGGCAAGACAAAAGGCAAACTTTGCAAAGATCCGTATGGGTGGAACAACCGGCTATGCAATTACAGCTTTAGTTTTGGGGAATTTTTTGAAAGCTCGACCGGAATTAATCTTTGTTTTAGGAAGCTGCGGTTTCTTTCTGCTGACATTTTTTCTCCGGCTGCTTCCGGAAGATAAGACCAGGCAGTCTGTTGAGATAAAAAAGCAGAAATTCGGGGGGGAAATTTTTAAGACAAAGCAGATTTATCTGGTTCTGCTGCTGGCATTTGTTATGCAGCTAGGGCTTAGCTTTACAGGAACCTTCTATTCAGTCTATGTAATGTCCTTAGGTTACGGGCAGTTTATTGTGGGACTTTCCAGCTGTATATCTGCAATGAGCGAGCTGCCAGTGCTGTTGTTTGCCGACCGTTTGGTAAAAAAGTTTGGTGCGGTGCGGTTGCTGGAATTTTCTGTATTCATGATGGCGACGCGGCTGCTGCTGGCAGGCAGCGGAGTGCTTCCACTGATGTTGGCTTCTCAGTTGCTCCAGAGCGTGACTTATATGACTACATATTATAGCTGTGTGGTGTTCATCAGCGAGAATGTACAGGAAGGAAAGATTTCACAGGGACAAAGCCGGCTGGCTATGGTTCAGGCGGGAATCGGAGCGGTAGTCGGAAGTATTTTAGGAGGCTGCATGACTGAACGGTTGGGAGTATCTTTATCTTTCACGGTATTAGCGGCAGGAATGGTAGCTGTAGGATTGGTAAATATTTTGATAATTTATTACATAAACAAAAAAAGAAAGAAAGGTGGCGTTATACATGAAATTTGA
- a CDS encoding cation-translocating P-type ATPase, whose product MEQWYGLTQEEVLKRLSTNRTGLSEEEAEKRLEVYGENILKEQEEMPWWQIFLGQFKDLLVMILIGAAGVSMVTGDPESALVIFSVLLLNAVLGTVQHQKARRSLESLKRLASTDTLLLREGRICMVPASKVVPGDILVLETGGIAAADGRILQATGLTCNESSLTGEALNVEKNEKSLFPQQEDIALGDQSNMVFSGALITGGRGTAVATATGMDTQIGKIASLMNRTTEKKTPLQVSLDQFSGHLALVIMGICSVVFLISLYRREPVLDALMFAVALAVAAIPEALGSIVTIVQAMGTQKMAKEHAVIKNLKAVESLGCVSVICSDKTGTLTQNRLRTEAVFLNGEEVPVRQLKKHENFLFLETAVLANNAWGGLPEETSDPLEQALLEMTKEAGEEPEMIRKGWKRLLELPFDSKRKYMGTLCIKGREQVLFVKGAADVLLPRCAYVVNPVFSGKRRPESAEGTSWGRPMLFSDKNRILQQNAAWARKGMRVLALACRPLDERKAGEDLAENLIFLGLAAMSDPPRPQSRRAVAEAKKAGIRTVMITGDHKATAVAVAADIGIFVSGDLAVTGAELEQMDEQALERKLEQISVYARVSPEHKIRIVEAWQRKGHITAMTGDGVNDAPALKKADIGIAMGKSGTEVSRDAADMILTDDNFATIIKAVANGRNVYRNIKNAIGFLLSGNMAGILCVLYTSIKALPLPFAPVHLLFINLLTDSLPAIAIGMEPADKDLLCQLPRDPKEGILTCSFVANVLVQGVLIGGATMWAWEKGYENGGEAIASTMAFTTLILARLLHGFNCRGRKSLFSLGIRSNLWCVMALLAGLVFMGAVLFVPQLQKVFLAADLSRDQLLVVGVGALAPTVVIQAYKVICELTLIF is encoded by the coding sequence ATGGAACAATGGTATGGTCTGACTCAGGAGGAAGTATTAAAACGTCTTAGTACCAACAGGACCGGGCTTAGTGAGGAAGAGGCAGAAAAACGGCTTGAAGTATATGGGGAAAATATTTTAAAAGAGCAGGAAGAAATGCCCTGGTGGCAGATATTTTTGGGACAGTTTAAGGACCTTTTAGTCATGATCCTTATTGGCGCAGCAGGGGTGTCTATGGTCACAGGAGATCCGGAAAGTGCTCTGGTGATTTTTTCGGTCCTTTTATTAAATGCCGTTTTAGGGACTGTTCAGCACCAGAAAGCCAGAAGATCCCTGGAAAGTTTAAAACGTCTGGCATCTACAGACACACTGCTCCTTCGGGAAGGGCGGATCTGCATGGTACCTGCTTCCAAGGTGGTTCCCGGAGATATCCTGGTTTTGGAAACAGGAGGGATAGCGGCAGCAGACGGCCGCATTTTACAGGCAACAGGCCTTACTTGCAATGAAAGCTCCCTTACAGGGGAAGCTTTAAATGTAGAAAAAAACGAAAAAAGCCTGTTTCCACAGCAGGAAGATATTGCTCTGGGAGATCAGAGCAATATGGTCTTTTCTGGTGCTCTGATCACAGGAGGCAGAGGAACAGCAGTGGCAACAGCTACGGGGATGGATACCCAGATCGGGAAGATCGCTTCTTTAATGAACCGCACAACAGAAAAGAAAACGCCGCTTCAGGTCAGTCTGGACCAGTTTTCCGGGCATCTGGCATTGGTGATCATGGGAATCTGCAGCGTGGTCTTTCTGATCAGCCTATATCGCAGGGAACCGGTTCTGGATGCCCTTATGTTTGCGGTGGCACTGGCAGTTGCGGCTATTCCGGAAGCTCTCGGCTCCATTGTGACCATTGTCCAGGCAATGGGAACACAGAAAATGGCCAAAGAGCATGCAGTTATAAAGAATCTGAAGGCAGTGGAAAGCCTTGGCTGCGTATCTGTGATCTGTTCAGATAAAACAGGAACGCTGACCCAGAACCGTCTGAGGACAGAGGCTGTGTTTTTAAATGGAGAAGAAGTGCCGGTAAGACAGCTGAAAAAACATGAAAATTTCCTATTTCTGGAAACTGCGGTACTTGCAAATAATGCATGGGGCGGTTTGCCGGAAGAAACATCAGATCCTTTGGAGCAGGCTCTTTTAGAGATGACAAAGGAAGCAGGAGAAGAACCGGAAATGATACGGAAAGGCTGGAAACGCCTTCTGGAACTGCCCTTTGATTCTAAAAGAAAGTATATGGGGACACTTTGTATAAAGGGAAGAGAACAGGTTCTATTCGTAAAAGGAGCAGCCGATGTATTATTGCCCCGATGTGCTTATGTGGTCAATCCGGTTTTTTCAGGAAAGCGCAGGCCGGAAAGTGCAGAAGGCACTTCCTGGGGGCGGCCCATGTTATTTTCAGACAAAAACCGAATTTTGCAGCAAAATGCAGCCTGGGCAAGAAAAGGTATGCGTGTCCTTGCACTTGCATGCAGACCATTAGATGAGAGAAAAGCAGGGGAAGACCTGGCGGAAAATCTTATTTTTCTGGGTCTTGCAGCTATGTCTGATCCACCAAGACCTCAGTCGCGCAGGGCCGTTGCAGAGGCGAAAAAGGCGGGGATACGGACGGTGATGATAACCGGTGATCATAAGGCAACAGCAGTGGCAGTGGCAGCTGATATAGGGATCTTTGTTTCCGGGGATCTGGCGGTAACAGGAGCGGAACTGGAGCAGATGGATGAGCAGGCACTGGAAAGAAAACTGGAACAGATCAGCGTATATGCCAGAGTGTCTCCGGAGCATAAGATCCGCATTGTAGAAGCGTGGCAGAGAAAAGGGCATATTACGGCTATGACCGGAGACGGGGTCAATGATGCCCCTGCATTAAAAAAAGCGGATATCGGCATTGCCATGGGAAAGTCAGGAACAGAGGTTTCCAGAGATGCAGCGGATATGATACTGACAGATGACAATTTTGCCACGATCATCAAAGCAGTGGCAAATGGTAGGAATGTATATCGGAATATTAAAAATGCGATCGGTTTTTTGCTGTCTGGAAATATGGCAGGTATTCTTTGTGTATTGTATACATCCATAAAAGCATTGCCGCTGCCATTCGCACCTGTACATCTGCTATTTATCAATCTGCTGACAGATTCTCTTCCGGCTATTGCCATTGGGATGGAACCGGCTGACAAAGATCTTCTGTGTCAGCTGCCGCGAGATCCAAAGGAAGGGATACTGACCTGTTCTTTTGTGGCTAATGTTCTGGTTCAGGGGGTTCTGATTGGAGGCGCTACCATGTGGGCATGGGAAAAAGGCTATGAGAATGGGGGCGAAGCCATTGCCAGCACTATGGCATTTACCACGCTGATCCTTGCAAGACTGCTCCACGGTTTTAACTGCAGAGGAAGAAAAAGCCTGTTTTCGCTGGGGATAAGGAGCAATCTCTGGTGCGTAATGGCACTTTTAGCAGGACTTGTATTTATGGGGGCTGTGCTGTTTGTACCCCAGTTGCAGAAGGTATTTCTGGCAGCAGATCTGAGCAGGGATCAGCTTCTGGTTGTGGGGGTGGGGGCATTGGCACCTACTGTTGTTATTCAGGCTTATAAGGTAATATGTGAACTTACATTAATTTTTTAG
- a CDS encoding M20/M25/M40 family metallo-hydrolase: MAHTDVVFPDETELPLKVENGRICCPGVGDDTACLVCVLLAAKYTALMIKESKLNQIRSETEPGLIFVCNSGEEGLGNLKGVKKICEDYGSRMNTFCTFDGSLEHLVDEAVGSNRYKVTVRTQGGHSFGNFGNDNAIEKLAGIIEKLYQIKVPEGGKTTYNVGTISGGTSVNTIAQEASMLYEFRSDRKVNLAYMEEKFEAAVNEAKAAGLNITYEILGIRPCSGDVDKERQAHLLERAKAAVETVTGICPGVGSGSTDCNIPLSMGIPSVCVGCYSGAGAHTREEYVEEASLPLGYRVAFEMIFGGRS, translated from the coding sequence ATGGCCCATACAGACGTAGTTTTTCCAGATGAGACGGAACTTCCTTTAAAGGTGGAAAATGGACGTATCTGCTGTCCGGGCGTAGGTGATGACACTGCCTGCCTTGTATGTGTCCTTCTGGCAGCAAAATATACTGCTCTTATGATAAAAGAAAGCAAACTTAACCAGATCCGGTCGGAAACAGAACCTGGACTGATCTTTGTATGCAATTCAGGAGAAGAAGGTCTTGGAAACCTGAAAGGCGTTAAAAAGATCTGCGAAGATTACGGCAGCCGTATGAACACTTTCTGCACCTTTGACGGCAGCCTGGAGCATCTGGTAGATGAAGCAGTGGGATCTAACCGTTATAAAGTGACGGTACGCACTCAGGGCGGACATTCTTTTGGCAATTTCGGCAATGATAATGCCATTGAAAAACTGGCAGGTATCATTGAAAAGCTGTATCAGATCAAGGTGCCGGAAGGCGGAAAGACCACTTACAACGTGGGTACTATTTCCGGTGGCACTTCTGTTAATACCATTGCCCAGGAAGCTTCCATGTTATACGAGTTCCGCTCTGACAGAAAAGTAAATCTGGCTTATATGGAAGAAAAATTTGAGGCAGCAGTAAATGAGGCAAAGGCAGCTGGTCTTAATATTACTTATGAGATCCTGGGCATTCGTCCATGCTCCGGTGATGTAGATAAAGAACGTCAGGCACACCTTCTTGAACGTGCAAAAGCAGCGGTAGAAACAGTGACAGGAATCTGCCCTGGAGTTGGTTCAGGTTCTACAGACTGCAATATCCCGCTTTCTATGGGTATCCCAAGCGTGTGCGTGGGCTGCTACAGTGGAGCCGGCGCTCATACAAGAGAGGAATATGTAGAGGAAGCTTCCCTTCCTTTAGGATACAGAGTTGCTTTTGAAATGATATTTGGCGGCAGGTCATAA